CAATCTAGGCAAAATATCAGGCGTGTGAGGCCTATCCCCTGGCAGGCGAATATGCATTCCGCAAAATTGTGCATGATTATCCCAAGAGCAAATGGCGGGCGGTCACAGCTGCGAAATTTGTGTAGCGCGCCATGCAAAAGAAAAGGAATGACCGATTGGCAGGCCTCCGATCCAGATTTCCGCAATATCCTTCAACGCATTGAACGCGCCGTCAGCGCGGCGATCAAACCCGGCGAAGGCGCGCGCGCAGAAATCATTAACGATGAGGGGGGAGTGGTTGCGCGATTTCGCCCGGCCAGAAGCTGATCCGTGGAAAGCATGCCCTGTGACACATCCGGCACAGATATGCAGCGCCGGTCACCCCCACAGACCAAGTGTGACATAGCAGCAACACTCAACGCTTCAGACTGGCCGCCTGAGGTCGATTCGAGACCGTGCATGATGCCTGTTATGCAGGTGGCGGTGTGCTCGAAGTCCCGCAGCTTCATACTGATAAATAGTATAGTCACACCTGCGCATTCGACACGAACTTATTTGGATAACAGATGGTTAGCTTGAACCCTCACCATCGTCGAGTGCAGCAGATTCATCGCCGTCGCTCAGCGCCAGCAAAAATGTATTTTCCGCCAAGCGAATGAAATTGCTGTTTCGCGACGGTCTATGGCAGGATGGCTACAGAGTTGGGAATGCCTTGTGGTGACACGTTCCATTAGAGTCCGCGCCATAAGCATTCTTGCTTTGGAAGTGGCCAGACTGGCTTGAAGCGTCTGAAATGAACGTGGTCCAGTCGCCACGCAAAAACTGCCGGGCACATCGATGTCCGCGCTTAGGGAAGGGAGACTACCGTGATGAGGAATTCAGCATACAATCGTATTCTGCTCGCAACCGTTGCACCGGTTGTGGCGTTTGCGATGACCAGCGCTGCGCATGCGCAGACCGCGCAGGATGGCGCGCAGCAGGCCGAAGAATCGACCGGCGGCCTTGCTGACATCGTCGTGACCGCACGTCGTACCAGTGAAAACATCCAGACCGTGCCTGTCGCGGTTACTGCACTTAACGCGGAAACCCTTCAGGAACGCCAGGTGCTGCAGGTTACCGACCTTGCGCGCACTGCACCAAGCCTTTCGATCGGCACCGGCGGCACCGGTCCTGCCACGATCGTCTATCTCGCCATTCGCGGCCAGGCACAGAACAGCCCGAATTCCTATTCTGACGCGGCGGTCGGCATCTATATCGACGGTGTCTACGTCGCACGTCCGATCGTCGGCAACCTTGGTTTCCTCGATGCGTCCGGCGCGGAAGTGCTGCGCGGCCCGCAGGGTACGCTGTTCGGTCGCAACACGACCGGTGGTGCGCTCAACCTCACCACGATGCAGCCCCAGCTCGATATTACCGAAGGCTACCTCAAGGTTGGCTTCGGCAACTATTCGCAGAAGGTAACCGAAGGTGTTCTGAACCTGCCGCTGACCGACGAACTGGGCGTTCGCGTTGCGGGCCGTTACAATGACCGCGATGGTTATTATCCCAACCTCTCGACCGGCGAAGCCAATGGCGGGATCAAGGGCGAATACTATGCTCGTGGCTCGCTCAAGTGGGCGCCAAGCTCGGTTCCGCTGACGCTGAACCTGTCGGGCGACTACATGAACTATCGCGACACCGGCAACCCGGTTGCCGTTGCGGCCATCAATCCGGCAGGTCCGAACGCCAGCTTCTACGGCATTTCGCAGGGTGTGCGCTCTGGCGCTATTCCGGGTTCGACACCAATCCCGTTGTCGGCAACGGTTTCCGTGCCTGCATCTACTTTTGCAAGATTCTCGCAGGGTCCGATCGGTCCGATCACGCAGTACCTGAACCCGGAGTTCGCGACGGATGCACAGCGGGCAACGCTGCTTTCGCGTGATTGGCGGGTAAACTACGGTGCGCCGTTCACGGGCGATCCTGCGATTGATGACAGCGGTACGTTCAATGAAGCCTATTCGTTGACCGGCAATCTCTCGGTCGATGTTGGCGACGTGACGATCAAGTCGATCACCGGCTATCGCAATTCGAACACCACCAGCAACCTCGATCTGCTGGGCACGAACACCGGTGCGGGCGCCTTCATCAGCACCTACAAGCAGCATCAGTTCAGTGAAGAACTGCAGGTTTCCGGCAATGTCGGAAAATTGCAGTACATTTTCGGCGGCATCTATTTCCGTGAAGCTGGTACTGAACAGTCAAGGTCGCAGATTTTCTATGCTTCCCCGGCTGCAAGCGGTGGTGACAACACCTTTGGTTCGTTCGTCTCGACCTCGAAGGGTTTGTTCGCGCAGCTCTACTACAATGTGTCTGACGCTGTTCGCCTTACCGGTGGTCTGCGTTACACGTGGGACACGCGCGAAATCGATCGTCAGGGCACCGCGCCGAATGTTCCCCGTCCAGGCCAGGCAATCACCTGCCAGGCAGGCGTGAACCAGGGCAAGCCAGCGCCAACCGGCCTGCAAGCTCCCAACAGCGGATGCCACGATGTGGGCACGGCAAAGTTCAGCTATCCTGCCTGGACTGCCGGTGTTGACGTAAAGCTGACCCCGGACGTGTTCCTTTACCTGAAGACCAGCGGCGCATCCAACTCCGGCGGCTTCAACGCGCGTCCGGTTCCGCCGCCAAACTCCAGCTCGTTCAAGCCGGAAGACGTGCGTGACGTTGAAGGCGGCATCAAGGGCCAGTTCTTCAACAATCGCGTACGTACCAACCTTGCCGTGTTCCACGCATGGCAGTCAAACGTGCAGCGCATCATCAACACCACCTTTGTTGATGGCGCCGGCGCTACACGCCTGACCCAGTTCGTGACCAACGCTGGCAAGGCCAAGACGTATGGCTTCGAATTTGAAGGTACTGTCGTCCCTGTGGATGGCCTTGAGATCGGCGGCAGCGTTGCCTATCTTAACGCCTCGTACGTGAAGGGCAGCCGTATCGAATCGCAGCTGGTCGGCGGAAAGATTGTCCAGGTTGATCGTTCGGGTGAACCGATCACCCAGGCGCCGAAGTGGACGGCAAACGCCTCGATCACGCAAACGTTCGAGATGGAAACCGGCAAGCTCGTCCTGCACGGTGACTATTCCTACATCGGCTCGCGTTACTTCGACTTCTTCACGACCGGCGATCCGGCGCAGGAAGCCGCAGTGGCAATCGCGAACGAAGCCTCGCGTGTGCGCGCCTATGGTCTGATCAACCTGCAGGCCAGCTACACGTTCAACGACCCGGCTATCGAAGTTGCGCTGTGGGGCCGGAACGTCGGCAACAAGGCGAACTTCACCAACGTGTTCAACAGCTATACCGGCCTTGGTGCCACGGTGCAGTTCCAGGGTGCCCCGCGCACTTACGGTGCAACGGTCAAGTACAGCTTCTGATCTGATCTGACACGCTGAAGCGGCGGTCGCTTGGTGCGGCCGCCGCTTTTGCATGTGCGGCAAACATCGGTGCGAGGACGGCGGGAGCGGCCGGAATCCGTCAGGCAAACCCTGTCGTCCGGCATGTTTCAAGCGCAATCGAGTCATCCACTTTTCAACATCGGTCCAGATGCCTTGCCCGTGGTCAAAGGCTTCTGGAGAAAACAGGGGAGTGTTGGAGAGATGAGAAGCGGTGCCTTGAAGTTGAGTGTTTTTGCCGGTCCATTATGGGGAACATTGTTCTTCATCGCCTTGTGGCCGCTGATGCATATCTTTCCGCCATACAGCCCGATGTTGTCAGCGAGCGATGTTGCCGCGCATGTTCGCGAATACCAGACAGGTTATCTGGTCGGCGGCATCCTGCTGATGACCGCGTCGGCAATCGTCTGGCCGTTCATCGCGATCATCCTTCTATATCTCAAGAAGATAGAGCGTGGTTTCCCGTTGTGGACCACCGTAACGGCGCTGGTGTTCACTTACGGCCAGGTCACGGTGTTCTTGTGCGGCCTTGCCTTTACCATGGCGGCGTTCCGGCCCGATGCATCCGATGAAGTCATCCGCATGTGGAGCGATCTCGGCATGTTCCTGCTGGTCATCCCGGCGATTCCCGGCACCACGCAATACCTGGCAACGGGCGCGATCATTCTCCAGGATGACCGGCCTCGCCCCATTCTGCCGCGCTGGTATGGCTACCTCAACATCTGGGTCGGAATTCTCAGTGCGCCGGGCGCGGTCGTGGGCCTGTTCAAGATTGGACCGTTCGCCTGGAACGGCGTGGCCGCCTTCTGGATTCCGGCCGTTGTGTTCGGGGTATGGATCACCGCAACGCAGATCGTCCTGCTTTCGGCAATCAAGCGCAATGCGCTGCAGGATGATCAACCGTGAGTGCTGCCGAAGGCAAAGACTCAAACCTCTCCGGGCATGTCCCCGGAGAGGTCGGCTTGTGGGTGCTGATATTTGGCGACCTGCTGGTTTTTGGCGTACTGTTCGTGACCTATGCCGTCGAATTTGCAACCAATGGCACTGCCATAGCGGTTTCCCAGGCCAAGCTTGATCGCGGGCTGGGACTGGCCAACACGGTTCTTCTGCTTACGAGTTCGTGGTGCATCGCGCATGCGGTGATTGCGGCACGAAAGGGGCTGCCTCACACGCGGCGAATGATCTGGGCTGCTCTCGCGCTCGGCGTGGCGTTCGTAGGTGTGAAGACCGTCGAATGGGGCCATCATA
This genomic interval from Novosphingobium sp. CECT 9465 contains the following:
- a CDS encoding TonB-dependent receptor yields the protein MRNSAYNRILLATVAPVVAFAMTSAAHAQTAQDGAQQAEESTGGLADIVVTARRTSENIQTVPVAVTALNAETLQERQVLQVTDLARTAPSLSIGTGGTGPATIVYLAIRGQAQNSPNSYSDAAVGIYIDGVYVARPIVGNLGFLDASGAEVLRGPQGTLFGRNTTGGALNLTTMQPQLDITEGYLKVGFGNYSQKVTEGVLNLPLTDELGVRVAGRYNDRDGYYPNLSTGEANGGIKGEYYARGSLKWAPSSVPLTLNLSGDYMNYRDTGNPVAVAAINPAGPNASFYGISQGVRSGAIPGSTPIPLSATVSVPASTFARFSQGPIGPITQYLNPEFATDAQRATLLSRDWRVNYGAPFTGDPAIDDSGTFNEAYSLTGNLSVDVGDVTIKSITGYRNSNTTSNLDLLGTNTGAGAFISTYKQHQFSEELQVSGNVGKLQYIFGGIYFREAGTEQSRSQIFYASPAASGGDNTFGSFVSTSKGLFAQLYYNVSDAVRLTGGLRYTWDTREIDRQGTAPNVPRPGQAITCQAGVNQGKPAPTGLQAPNSGCHDVGTAKFSYPAWTAGVDVKLTPDVFLYLKTSGASNSGGFNARPVPPPNSSSFKPEDVRDVEGGIKGQFFNNRVRTNLAVFHAWQSNVQRIINTTFVDGAGATRLTQFVTNAGKAKTYGFEFEGTVVPVDGLEIGGSVAYLNASYVKGSRIESQLVGGKIVQVDRSGEPITQAPKWTANASITQTFEMETGKLVLHGDYSYIGSRYFDFFTTGDPAQEAAVAIANEASRVRAYGLINLQASYTFNDPAIEVALWGRNVGNKANFTNVFNSYTGLGATVQFQGAPRTYGATVKYSF
- a CDS encoding cytochrome c oxidase subunit 3; amino-acid sequence: MSAAEGKDSNLSGHVPGEVGLWVLIFGDLLVFGVLFVTYAVEFATNGTAIAVSQAKLDRGLGLANTVLLLTSSWCIAHAVIAARKGLPHTRRMIWAALALGVAFVGVKTVEWGHHIANGDTLNSSSFFTFYFMYTGIHLLHVLIGLGVLTWLALRCQTDGRWTGSFPTLEGSAVFWHLVDLLWVMIFALIYLLR